A portion of the Haemophilus influenzae genome contains these proteins:
- a CDS encoding opioid growth factor receptor-related protein, with amino-acid sequence MHPVIEFYLEQRKSQHNLSLQDMWAMPKRMIGDAYFYIPWLLPVTESSKWNRSVPVFNEEDLVIFIGDEAIQNKYLHSIDIILDYFYLYRECNKIYPKPELTERKVWLRNIGHESKKISRIIRSLNYCGHPELAKSLQQLAIKLGQEKGVIQEETMEIWTNLLKQ; translated from the coding sequence ATGCATCCAGTAATTGAATTTTATTTAGAACAAAGAAAAAGCCAACATAATTTATCTTTGCAAGATATGTGGGCAATGCCCAAAAGAATGATTGGCGATGCTTATTTTTATATTCCTTGGCTTTTACCTGTAACAGAAAGTTCAAAATGGAATCGTTCAGTACCGGTTTTTAACGAAGAAGACCTGGTTATTTTTATTGGAGATGAAGCAATTCAAAATAAATATTTACATTCTATTGATATTATTCTGGATTATTTCTATTTATACCGTGAATGTAATAAAATTTACCCTAAACCTGAATTAACTGAACGTAAAGTTTGGCTACGCAATATTGGGCATGAAAGTAAGAAGATTTCCCGCATCATTCGTAGTTTAAATTATTGCGGTCATCCTGAGTTGGCTAAAAGTTTACAGCAACTGGCAATAAAATTAGGTCAAGAAAAAGGCGTAATTCAAGAAGAAACAATGGAAATTTGGACAAATCTACTTAAACAATAA
- a CDS encoding DNA translocase FtsK, with protein MAMKVIMARDPLFEDVKKFVQQQKVASCSMIQRRFMLGFNRAGQILEQLEQAGIISPMKNGQRKVL; from the coding sequence ATGGCAATGAAAGTAATTATGGCAAGAGATCCACTTTTTGAGGATGTAAAAAAATTTGTGCAACAACAAAAAGTTGCATCTTGTTCAATGATTCAGCGCAGATTTATGTTGGGTTTTAATCGAGCTGGACAAATTTTAGAACAGTTGGAACAAGCGGGTATTATTTCACCAATGAAAAATGGACAGAGAAAAGTATTATGA
- a CDS encoding PP2C family protein-serine/threonine phosphatase yields the protein MKNVCQITFCQQIGKNKRHNQDALFNGEAVFQYKLKTAEKRLENRPHFIVGVADGISNSNLPEKASKLAMQLLSQMESINRQTIYDLQSSLSAELAEDYFGSATTFVAAEIDQITRKTKILSVGDSRAYLIDAQGKWQQITQDHSILSELLADFPDKKEEDFATIYGGVSSCLIADYSEFQEKIFYQEIEIQQGESLLLCSDGLTDGLSDEMREKIWQKYPDDKYRLTVCRKMIEKQSFSDDLSVIICAF from the coding sequence ATGAAAAATGTCTGCCAAATCACTTTTTGTCAGCAAATTGGAAAAAATAAAAGGCACAATCAAGATGCCCTTTTTAATGGCGAGGCGGTGTTTCAATATAAACTCAAAACGGCTGAAAAACGCCTTGAAAACCGACCGCACTTTATTGTGGGTGTGGCAGATGGTATTTCCAATAGTAATCTACCTGAAAAAGCGAGCAAATTGGCTATGCAATTATTAAGCCAAATGGAAAGTATAAACCGTCAAACGATCTACGATTTACAATCCAGTTTATCAGCAGAATTGGCTGAGGATTATTTTGGCTCAGCAACCACGTTTGTGGCAGCTGAGATTGACCAAATAACTCGTAAAACCAAAATTCTCAGCGTAGGCGATAGTCGTGCTTATTTAATTGACGCCCAAGGTAAATGGCAACAGATTACCCAAGATCATTCAATTCTTTCTGAATTATTGGCTGATTTTCCCGATAAAAAAGAGGAAGATTTCGCCACTATTTATGGTGGCGTTTCTTCTTGTTTAATCGCCGATTATTCCGAATTTCAAGAGAAAATTTTTTATCAAGAAATTGAAATTCAACAAGGGGAAAGTTTATTACTTTGTTCTGACGGCTTGACCGACGGGCTTTCAGATGAAATGCGCGAAAAAATTTGGCAGAAATATCCCGATGATAAATATCGCCTTACGGTTTGCCGCAAGATGATTGAGAAGCAATCGTTTTCGGATGATTTATCGGTTATAATCTGTGCATTTTGA
- a CDS encoding SIR2 family NAD-dependent protein deacylase, producing the protein MKNDLNYAVELIRKADGILITAGAGMSVDSGLPDFRSVGGFWNAYPMFKEHNISFEDIATPLAYKHNQELAYWFYGHRLVQYRNTIPHEGYQILKRWAGAKSHGYFVFTSNVDGHFQKAGFDDSHVYEVHGTLERLQCVNNCRGLSWSASSFQPAVDNENLCLTSEKPHCPYCGGLARQNVLMFDDWSYTSQYQDFKKLRLDSWLKEVENLVVIELGAGKAIPTVRYFSERTAKAKKAGFIRINPQDGGVSKHHFLGLDMTALEALKAIDALLNQST; encoded by the coding sequence ATGAAAAATGATTTAAATTATGCAGTAGAACTTATTCGCAAAGCGGATGGCATTTTAATTACAGCTGGTGCGGGTATGAGCGTGGATTCTGGGCTACCCGATTTCCGCAGCGTTGGTGGATTTTGGAATGCTTATCCTATGTTTAAAGAACATAATATATCTTTTGAAGACATCGCGACGCCACTAGCTTATAAGCATAATCAGGAACTTGCCTATTGGTTTTATGGGCATCGATTAGTTCAATACCGAAATACTATTCCTCACGAAGGGTATCAGATTTTAAAACGTTGGGCGGGAGCTAAATCTCACGGATATTTCGTTTTTACCAGTAATGTGGATGGGCATTTTCAAAAGGCTGGTTTTGATGATAGCCATGTTTATGAAGTACACGGTACTTTGGAGCGTCTTCAGTGTGTCAATAATTGTCGAGGATTAAGTTGGTCTGCATCAAGTTTTCAACCTGCCGTGGATAATGAAAACTTATGTTTAACCAGTGAAAAACCACATTGTCCTTATTGCGGAGGCTTAGCCCGTCAAAATGTGTTGATGTTTGACGATTGGAGTTATACAAGTCAGTATCAGGATTTCAAAAAGCTACGGTTAGATTCATGGCTAAAAGAAGTTGAGAATTTGGTAGTAATTGAGCTAGGTGCGGGCAAAGCAATTCCAACGGTTCGATATTTTTCCGAACGCACGGCAAAAGCCAAGAAAGCCGGTTTTATTCGCATTAATCCGCAAGACGGTGGCGTATCAAAACATCATTTTTTAGGGCTGGATATGACCGCACTTGAGGCTTTAAAAGCAATAGATGCTTTATTGAATCAATCAACATAA
- the rhuM gene encoding RhuM family protein, with translation MNHQNPIEIYQAQDGTTQVEVRFENDTVWLSLQQMADLFGRDKSVISRHLRNIYTDGELNREATVAKNATVQIEGKRQINRTIEYYNLDVIISVGYRVNSILGTKFRIWATARLKEYLTQGYAINQKRLQQNAHELEQALALIQKTANSAELTLESGRGLVDIVSRYTHTFLWLQQYDEGLLAEPQTQQGGTLPTYAEACSALAELKSQLMAKGEASDLFGRARDNGLSAVLGNLDQSVFGEPAYPSIEAKAAHLLYFVVKNHPFSDGNKRSGAFLFVDFLHRNGRLFDHNGHPVINDTGLAALTLLVAESDPKQKETLIRLIMHMLKHKQDQQ, from the coding sequence ATGAATCATCAAAATCCGATTGAAATTTACCAAGCTCAAGATGGCACAACGCAAGTAGAAGTGAGATTTGAAAATGACACCGTTTGGCTAAGTTTACAGCAAATGGCTGATTTATTTGGGCGAGATAAGTCAGTTATTTCACGTCACTTACGAAATATCTATACTGATGGTGAGTTAAATAGAGAAGCAACTGTTGCAAAAAATGCAACAGTTCAAATTGAAGGCAAAAGACAAATTAATCGAACAATCGAATACTATAATCTTGATGTAATTATATCTGTCGGTTATAGAGTTAATTCTATTTTAGGTACTAAATTTAGAATTTGGGCAACTGCACGTTTAAAAGAATATCTGACTCAAGGCTATGCCATTAACCAAAAACGTTTACAGCAAAATGCTCACGAATTAGAACAAGCACTTGCACTTATTCAAAAAACGGCAAATTCAGCGGAATTAACGCTAGAAAGTGGTCGTGGATTAGTGGATATTGTCAGCCGTTATACGCATACGTTTTTATGGCTACAACAATATGATGAAGGTTTACTTGCCGAACCACAAACACAGCAAGGCGGTACATTACCGACTTATGCTGAGGCTTGTTCTGCACTAGCAGAGTTAAAATCACAGCTGATGGCAAAAGGTGAAGCAAGTGATCTCTTTGGACGTGCACGAGATAACGGCTTATCTGCGGTTTTAGGCAATTTAGATCAAAGTGTATTTGGTGAACCCGCTTATCCAAGCATTGAAGCAAAAGCGGCACATTTACTTTATTTTGTCGTCAAGAACCATCCTTTTTCAGATGGTAATAAACGTAGCGGTGCATTTTTATTTGTAGATTTCTTACATAGAAATGGGCGTTTGTTTGATCATAATGGGCATCCAGTTATCAATGATACTGGGCTTGCAGCGCTCACTTTATTAGTTGCAGAATCTGATCCGAAACAAAAAGAAACACTCATTAGGCTTATTATGCATATGCTTAAACATAAGCAAGATCAGCAATGA
- a CDS encoding NlpC/P60 family protein produces MKVYKSFLIAIASLFLFACSSFQNDDYAMNYKGQIGDPIMAIAMLSEQQHEWAGTPYVLGGVSRRGVDCSGFVQKTFLDRFNLRLPRSTTEQANYGKHVRKEDIQTGDLIFFKTGRGPNGYHVGIYVKEDKFLHASTRGGVVYSSMNNPYWSKAFWQVRRI; encoded by the coding sequence ATGAAAGTATATAAATCATTTTTAATCGCTATTGCCTCTCTTTTTTTATTCGCTTGTTCCAGTTTTCAAAACGATGATTATGCGATGAACTATAAAGGTCAAATCGGCGATCCTATTATGGCTATAGCCATGTTGAGCGAACAACAACATGAATGGGCGGGAACGCCTTATGTGCTCGGCGGTGTTTCACGTCGTGGGGTAGATTGTTCTGGTTTTGTGCAGAAAACCTTCCTCGATCGTTTTAATCTTCGTTTGCCAAGAAGTACAACTGAACAAGCCAATTATGGTAAACATGTACGCAAAGAAGATATTCAAACAGGTGATTTAATTTTCTTTAAAACTGGTCGAGGCCCTAATGGCTATCATGTGGGAATTTATGTAAAAGAAGACAAATTCCTTCATGCTTCCACCAGAGGGGGAGTTGTCTATTCTTCAATGAATAACCCTTATTGGTCGAAAGCCTTCTGGCAAGTCAGACGGATTTAA
- a CDS encoding DUF262 domain-containing protein, whose amino-acid sequence MSEEKAKILKIKDVFDLKLSIPDYQRPYKWTVKNVQQLIDDLLTHFRDSKVYRIGTIVLYKNGGKSEIVDGQQRLTTLSLLLYKLGKKDILFLNEEFNHSISKFNIFENYRFINSYNFPEGFQEYILKICEMVRIELDDLDEAFQFFDSQNSKGKPLESYDLLKAYHLREMKDKPKEIIHHCVERWEKSALSQEINNLDKIINYILFRLRRWHYQESGEVFTSDELETFKGVSESTNYPYLSPLFATKVVEKLAQQNPMFYHPRFVRTNFQTIQTLINGEQFFDYVQYYAELYEKLFKEGIGLVDKVTKINGKDLGKGVNTFLNNQDHCYRVGDKYLKNLFECIVLFYFDKFGEIYLDEFINKAFLWVYRIRFEYQRITFKTIEDEAHSKNGLFNHIEKSSTPIQVLRYTSAIREDKFSNIDNKIKEVFEVKNEQC is encoded by the coding sequence ATGAGTGAAGAAAAAGCAAAAATACTCAAGATTAAAGATGTATTTGATTTGAAGTTGAGCATTCCTGATTATCAAAGACCATACAAATGGACAGTTAAAAATGTTCAGCAGCTGATTGATGATTTACTTACGCATTTCCGTGATAGTAAAGTTTATCGAATTGGTACAATTGTTTTATATAAAAATGGAGGTAAGTCTGAAATAGTTGATGGACAACAGAGACTTACTACGCTATCGCTATTGCTTTACAAATTGGGGAAGAAAGACATCTTATTTTTAAATGAGGAATTTAATCATAGTATTAGCAAGTTTAATATTTTTGAAAATTATAGATTTATTAATAGCTACAATTTCCCTGAAGGATTTCAAGAATATATTCTAAAAATATGTGAAATGGTTCGTATTGAACTTGATGATTTAGATGAAGCTTTTCAGTTTTTTGATTCACAAAATTCAAAAGGGAAACCTTTAGAGTCTTATGATTTGCTTAAAGCGTATCATTTACGAGAAATGAAAGATAAGCCAAAAGAGATTATCCATCATTGTGTTGAACGTTGGGAGAAATCTGCACTTTCTCAAGAAATCAATAATTTAGATAAAATTATCAACTATATTCTTTTTAGATTACGCCGATGGCACTATCAAGAAAGCGGAGAGGTTTTTACATCGGACGAGCTAGAGACATTTAAAGGCGTATCAGAAAGTACTAACTATCCTTATCTTAGCCCACTGTTTGCAACAAAGGTTGTAGAAAAATTAGCACAACAAAATCCTATGTTTTATCATCCAAGATTTGTGAGAACAAATTTTCAAACAATACAAACTCTAATAAATGGTGAGCAATTTTTTGATTATGTTCAGTATTATGCTGAACTCTATGAAAAATTATTCAAAGAAGGAATTGGACTTGTTGATAAAGTGACAAAAATTAACGGTAAAGATCTAGGAAAAGGCGTAAATACTTTTCTCAATAATCAAGATCATTGCTATCGAGTAGGTGATAAGTATTTAAAAAATTTATTTGAATGTATAGTGTTATTCTATTTTGATAAGTTTGGTGAAATATATTTAGATGAATTTATAAATAAAGCATTTTTATGGGTTTATCGAATTCGTTTTGAATATCAGCGTATTACTTTCAAAACTATAGAAGATGAAGCTCACTCAAAAAATGGATTATTTAATCATATAGAGAAATCCTCTACACCAATACAAGTGCTGAGATATACCTCAGCAATACGTGAAGATAAGTTTAGTAATATAGATAATAAAATAAAGGAAGTTTTTGAGGTAAAAAATGAGCAATGCTAA
- a CDS encoding SIR2 family NAD-dependent protein deacylase has product MTLEKKPICVVLTGAGISAESGIPTFRAEDGLWAGHKVEEVCTPEALQKNRAKVLDFYNQRRKNAAAAKPNAAHLALVELEKAYDVRIITQNVDDLHERAGSSKVLHLHGELNKARSSFDESYIVDCFGDQKLEDKDPNGHPMRPYIVFFGEMVPMLERAVDIVEQADVVLVIGTSLQVYPANGLVNEAPRKAPIYLIDPNPNTGFVRKQVIAIKEKAGEGVPKVVAELLENTKNS; this is encoded by the coding sequence ATGACTTTGGAAAAGAAACCAATTTGTGTAGTGTTAACCGGTGCTGGCATAAGTGCCGAAAGTGGTATTCCTACTTTTAGAGCTGAAGATGGATTGTGGGCAGGGCATAAAGTAGAAGAAGTTTGCACGCCCGAAGCCTTGCAAAAGAACCGTGCGAAAGTGCTTGATTTCTATAACCAACGCCGTAAAAATGCGGCAGCAGCTAAGCCAAACGCTGCGCATCTCGCCTTAGTTGAACTAGAAAAAGCCTATGATGTGAGAATCATCACGCAAAATGTGGATGATTTACATGAACGTGCCGGCAGCTCGAAGGTGTTGCATTTACACGGTGAATTAAATAAAGCTCGCAGTAGCTTTGATGAAAGTTATATTGTGGATTGTTTTGGTGATCAGAAATTAGAAGATAAAGATCCAAATGGACACCCAATGCGCCCTTACATCGTCTTTTTTGGTGAAATGGTGCCGATGCTAGAACGAGCGGTTGATATTGTGGAACAAGCAGATGTTGTGTTAGTGATTGGCACTTCTTTACAAGTGTATCCAGCCAATGGCTTAGTCAATGAAGCCCCAAGAAAAGCGCCAATTTATCTGATTGATCCTAACCCAAATACAGGCTTTGTTCGTAAGCAAGTTATTGCAATAAAAGAAAAAGCAGGCGAGGGTGTGCCGAAAGTGGTGGCAGAGTTATTAGAGAACACCAAAAACTCATAG
- a CDS encoding 5' nucleotidase, NT5C type, with protein MNQIVYIDMDNVMVDFPSGIAKLDDKTKREYEGRYDEVEGIFSLMEPMPNAISAVHKLMKKYHIYVLSTAPWHNPSAWSDKVKWIQHYFGEEKGSALYKRLILSHHKNLNQGDYLIDDRTKNGAGKFQGEHVHFGTEQFANWNCVLSYLGCGPFTPSDVLQDCLKKPAALVQVETEEQSRVIGTFADRYKWQVFNLACVYADETATEYKTVYLIISPYHSDEFKLRIDAMCAHIQSEYEVLLHSKSQLKQYFQRLSEKPFLHIESYTYQPLYKAGNIFGMMARDRQVDEILRQKGP; from the coding sequence ATGAACCAGATTGTGTACATTGATATGGATAATGTGATGGTAGATTTTCCATCAGGTATTGCAAAACTAGATGATAAAACCAAGCGAGAATATGAAGGTCGATATGATGAAGTAGAGGGTATTTTTAGCTTAATGGAACCAATGCCAAACGCGATTTCTGCGGTGCATAAATTGATGAAGAAATATCATATTTATGTGCTTTCTACTGCGCCTTGGCATAATCCTTCCGCTTGGAGTGATAAAGTAAAATGGATTCAACATTATTTCGGTGAAGAAAAAGGTTCAGCCTTATACAAACGATTGATTTTATCCCATCATAAAAATCTCAACCAAGGTGATTATTTAATTGATGATCGCACTAAAAATGGTGCTGGCAAATTTCAAGGCGAACATGTTCATTTTGGTACAGAACAATTTGCTAATTGGAATTGTGTCTTATCTTACTTAGGCTGTGGACCTTTTACACCAAGTGATGTGTTGCAAGATTGTTTGAAAAAGCCAGCCGCCCTCGTGCAAGTTGAAACTGAGGAGCAAAGCCGAGTCATTGGTACTTTTGCGGATCGATATAAATGGCAAGTGTTTAATTTGGCATGTGTTTATGCGGATGAAACAGCAACCGAATACAAAACGGTCTATTTAATTATCAGCCCTTATCACAGTGATGAATTTAAATTGCGTATTGATGCCATGTGCGCTCATATTCAATCTGAATATGAAGTATTATTACACTCAAAATCACAGCTAAAACAATATTTCCAACGCCTTTCAGAGAAGCCATTCTTGCATATTGAAAGCTATACTTATCAACCCCTTTATAAAGCAGGGAATATTTTTGGCATGATGGCGAGAGATAGACAGGTTGATGAAATTTTAAGACAAAAAGGACCCTGA
- a CDS encoding helix-turn-helix transcriptional regulator, which translates to MSSNLTALQIQLEILRLIPKTRFITAEEILQKLADIGVQRDIRSIQRQLESLSQQFEIERDMRDKPYGYRWKSNAKGLDLPILNEQQSLVLMLAKQYLNGILPSSIMSSMEVFFQQAEYNLVYDSHKKSGAEWLNKVAIAPTSQPLLPAKINPEIFSQISTALYQNRFLQVHYRSIHGKEHKAQVKPLALVQQGPSSYLVAQYENGDILHLALHRLLKVTVSTMIFERPDFNLKSYVESQKFGFTYGRKIRLTFRINKDIGGFLTETPLSTDQTVEALGEDYEISATVIESQMLEWWIAHFGENYQEIKRVYLEETV; encoded by the coding sequence ATGTCCTCAAACTTAACCGCACTTCAAATTCAACTTGAAATTTTACGCCTTATTCCAAAAACACGTTTTATTACCGCAGAAGAAATCTTACAAAAACTTGCTGATATTGGTGTTCAACGTGATATTCGTTCAATTCAACGCCAGCTAGAAAGTTTGTCTCAACAGTTTGAAATTGAGCGTGATATGCGTGATAAACCTTATGGCTACCGATGGAAATCAAATGCTAAAGGCTTGGATTTACCAATTTTAAATGAACAGCAATCACTTGTGCTTATGCTTGCTAAACAATATCTCAATGGCATTTTGCCTTCTAGCATTATGAGCTCAATGGAAGTGTTCTTTCAACAGGCCGAATATAATTTAGTTTATGACAGCCATAAAAAATCGGGGGCAGAATGGCTTAATAAAGTTGCTATTGCGCCAACTAGTCAGCCGTTATTACCTGCCAAAATCAATCCAGAAATTTTTTCTCAAATTAGTACTGCACTTTATCAAAATCGATTTTTACAGGTGCATTATCGGAGTATTCACGGTAAAGAACATAAGGCACAGGTCAAGCCATTGGCTTTGGTACAACAAGGGCCAAGTAGCTATTTAGTCGCACAATATGAGAATGGCGATATTTTACACCTTGCTTTGCATCGTTTGCTTAAGGTAACAGTGAGTACAATGATATTTGAACGCCCTGATTTTAATTTGAAATCTTATGTAGAAAGCCAAAAGTTTGGTTTTACCTATGGTCGAAAAATCCGATTAACTTTCCGCATTAATAAAGATATTGGGGGATTTTTAACTGAAACACCATTATCAACAGATCAAACAGTGGAAGCCTTAGGGGAGGATTATGAAATTTCAGCAACAGTGATCGAAAGTCAAATGCTGGAGTGGTGGATAGCTCACTTTGGTGAAAATTATCAAGAAATTAAGCGTGTATATTTAGAAGAAACAGTATAA
- a CDS encoding integration host factor subunit alpha has translation MATITKIDIIEYLSDKYHLSKQDTKNVVENFLEEIRSSLESGHDVKLSGFGNFELRDKSSRPGRNPKTGDVVPVSARRVVTFKPGQKLRARVEKTK, from the coding sequence ATGGCTACGATAACCAAAATTGATATTATTGAATATTTAAGCGATAAATATCACTTATCTAAACAAGATACGAAAAATGTGGTGGAGAACTTTTTAGAAGAGATTCGTTCATCGCTAGAATCTGGTCATGATGTAAAATTATCAGGATTTGGTAATTTTGAACTACGTGATAAGTCATCTCGCCCAGGGCGTAACCCGAAAACTGGTGATGTTGTGCCAGTTTCTGCTCGCCGAGTAGTGACATTTAAACCAGGGCAAAAGTTACGTGCTCGTGTAGAAAAAACTAAATAG
- the pheT gene encoding phenylalanine--tRNA ligase subunit beta: MKFSEQWVREWVNPAVSTEQLCEQITMLGLEVDGVEAVAGTFNGVVVGEVVECAQHPDADKLRVTKVNVGGDRLLDIVCGAANCRQGLKVACATEGAVLPGDFKIKKTKLRGQPSEGMLCSFSELGIDIEADGIIELPLDAPIGTDLREYLALDDNAIEISLTPNRADCLSIAGIAREIGVINKQLVNQPHFEAVPATISDKVQIDLQAPEACPRYLLRVIKNVNVKAPSPMWMQEKLRRCGIRSIDPIVDITNYILLEFGQPMHAFDAAKVTQPVQVRFAKEGEELVLLDGSTAKLQSNTLLIADQNGALAMAGIFGGAISGVNSETKDVILESAFFAPLAIAGRARQYGLHTDASHRFERGVDFELARKAMERATALLLEICGGEAGEICEASSETHLPKVNTVQLRRSKLDALLGHHIETGSVTEILHRLGFDVTYANDIWTVTSASWRFDIEIEEDLIEEVARIYGYNSIPNNAPLAHLRMREHKESDLDLARIKTALVDADYQEAITYSFVDPKIQSLLHPQQEALVLPNPISVEMSVMRVSLMSGLLGAVLYNQNRQQSRVRLFETGLRFVPDANAEFSVRQEFVLSAVITGTVKSEHWAGKAESVDFFDLKGDLESVLSLTEGGNRVRFVAKQFDALHPGQSAAIELDGQEIGFIGAIHPSISQKLGLNGKTFVFEILWNAIAARNVVQAKEISKFPANRRDLALVLADSVPAGELIAACKQAGGEKLVQVNLFDVYQGVGVAEGYKSLAISLTVQDNEKTLEDEEINAVISAVLAEVKQRFNAELRD, from the coding sequence ATGAAATTTAGTGAACAGTGGGTAAGAGAATGGGTGAACCCTGCGGTGTCCACCGAGCAATTATGCGAGCAAATTACCATGCTTGGCTTAGAAGTAGATGGCGTGGAAGCCGTTGCGGGTACATTTAATGGTGTCGTTGTTGGTGAAGTGGTGGAATGTGCACAACATCCAGATGCAGATAAATTACGTGTAACTAAAGTGAACGTAGGTGGTGATCGTTTATTGGATATCGTGTGTGGCGCAGCAAATTGTCGTCAAGGCTTAAAAGTGGCTTGCGCAACAGAAGGTGCGGTATTACCTGGCGATTTCAAAATTAAGAAAACGAAATTACGTGGTCAGCCATCAGAAGGGATGCTTTGTTCATTTTCTGAATTAGGTATTGATATTGAAGCGGACGGTATTATTGAATTGCCACTTGATGCACCAATTGGTACTGATTTACGTGAATATTTAGCTTTAGATGATAATGCCATCGAAATTAGCTTAACGCCAAACCGTGCAGATTGTTTGAGCATCGCAGGTATTGCGCGTGAAATTGGTGTGATAAATAAACAACTCGTAAATCAACCGCACTTTGAAGCAGTGCCAGCAACAATTTCTGATAAAGTTCAAATTGATTTACAAGCACCAGAAGCTTGCCCGCGTTATTTATTACGTGTGATAAAGAACGTCAATGTAAAAGCACCATCGCCAATGTGGATGCAAGAAAAATTGCGTCGTTGTGGTATTCGTTCTATCGATCCTATTGTCGATATTACTAACTATATTTTGCTTGAGTTTGGTCAGCCAATGCACGCGTTTGATGCAGCTAAAGTTACACAACCTGTTCAAGTTCGCTTCGCAAAAGAGGGAGAGGAATTAGTATTATTAGATGGCTCAACCGCAAAACTTCAATCAAATACGTTATTAATTGCTGACCAAAATGGGGCTTTAGCAATGGCAGGGATCTTTGGTGGTGCAATCAGTGGCGTGAATAGTGAAACGAAAGATGTGATTTTAGAATCCGCATTTTTCGCTCCATTAGCGATTGCAGGCCGTGCAAGACAATATGGTTTACATACTGATGCATCGCATCGTTTTGAACGTGGTGTGGATTTTGAATTAGCCCGTAAAGCAATGGAACGAGCAACCGCATTATTACTTGAAATCTGTGGTGGTGAAGCGGGTGAGATTTGTGAAGCAAGCAGTGAAACTCATCTTCCTAAAGTCAATACAGTTCAACTTCGCCGTAGTAAATTAGATGCACTTTTAGGTCATCATATTGAAACAGGAAGCGTAACGGAAATTTTGCACCGTCTTGGTTTTGATGTTACTTATGCAAATGATATTTGGACGGTAACTTCTGCAAGCTGGCGTTTTGATATTGAAATCGAAGAAGATTTAATTGAAGAAGTGGCGCGTATTTATGGTTATAACAGCATTCCAAACAATGCACCATTAGCGCATCTCCGCATGCGTGAGCACAAAGAATCTGATTTAGATTTAGCTCGAATTAAGACCGCACTTGTGGATGCAGATTATCAAGAAGCTATTACTTATAGCTTTGTGGATCCAAAAATTCAAAGTTTATTACATCCACAGCAAGAAGCACTTGTATTGCCAAACCCAATTTCTGTGGAAATGTCCGTAATGCGTGTGTCTTTAATGAGTGGTTTATTAGGTGCAGTGCTTTATAACCAAAATCGCCAACAATCTCGTGTTCGTTTATTTGAAACTGGATTGCGTTTTGTGCCAGATGCCAATGCTGAATTTAGCGTGCGTCAAGAATTTGTTTTAAGTGCGGTGATTACTGGAACTGTAAAATCTGAACATTGGGCCGGTAAAGCAGAGTCTGTAGATTTCTTTGATCTTAAAGGCGATTTAGAATCAGTACTTTCTTTAACAGAAGGGGGGAATAGAGTTCGTTTTGTTGCAAAACAATTTGATGCATTACATCCTGGTCAATCTGCTGCTATTGAATTAGATGGCCAAGAAATTGGTTTTATTGGTGCAATTCATCCATCTATTAGCCAAAAACTTGGCTTAAATGGCAAAACTTTTGTATTTGAAATTCTTTGGAATGCAATTGCAGCACGTAATGTGGTGCAAGCAAAAGAAATTTCTAAATTCCCAGCAAACCGTCGTGATTTAGCTTTAGTCCTAGCAGATAGCGTACCAGCAGGGGAATTGATCGCAGCATGTAAACAAGCAGGCGGCGAAAAATTGGTGCAAGTGAACTTGTTCGATGTATATCAAGGTGTGGGTGTTGCTGAAGGCTATAAGAGCTTAGCTATTAGCTTAACTGTCCAAGATAATGAAAAAACACTTGAAGATGAAGAAATTAATGCAGTGATTTCAGCAGTATTAGCGGAGGTAAAACAACGCTTTAATGCTGAATTAAGGGATTAA